CGCTCGGGATCGTTCTCCCATGGGAAGACCTTCCACTGGGGCCGGTAGGGCCCGTCGGCGAGTTCCGGGAAATGGAACAGGGCCTGCTGGTAGAACTCGCGCCAGGCCAGCTCCTGCTCCCAGACGCCGATGGAGGTGAGGGCCTCGGCGCTGCGGGCGAGGGCCCGGGCGCCCTGGGCGGCGGCCCAGGCCTGGCGGGGGCTGAGGGTGCCGACGCTGAGGGCGGCGGAGAGCGCGGAGGTGCCGGCCTCACCCGGCAGGTTGCGGCCCGGTTCGTAGGCGGCCAGGGGACCGCCGTTGACGCCCCCGTCGGCGAAGGCCTGCAGCTGGGCCAGGGCGGCCGCCTCCCCGGGGCGGCAGGGGCAGAGATCGGCGCCGCTGAAGGGGAGACCGAGCTCCTCGGCGCTGGGTACGTCCTCCAGCCTGGGCAGGGCCTGCCACAGGGGCGCGCGCTCCGCCGGCAGGGCGGTGGGCTCGAGATCCAGCAGACCGTCCGGCGCCGCCACCGGCTCCAGGCCGCCGGCTGATCCGGCGCCGAGGGCGGCCCGGCCCTCCACCTGGCCGCGCCAGTTGCGCAGGTAGGGGCCGTAGACCCGGTAGGGCTCCCCGGCGCCGGTGCGGATCGCCTCCGGGGCCACCAGCAGCTGGTCCCAGTCCACCAGCACCCGGGTGCCCTGGGCCCGCAGCGCCGCCGCCACCTGCCGGTCGCTCTCGCGGCGGGCGGGCTCCACATCGCGGTTCCAGGCCACCACCGCGGCCCCCGCCGCCCGGGCGGCCAGAGGCACCAGGGCCAGCGGATCGCCCCGCAGGATCAGCAGCTGGCTGCCCGCCTCCCGCCAGCGGGCCGCCAGCTCCCGCAGGCTCTCGCATAGGAACCAGGCCCGGGCCGGTGCCATCGTCGGGTGGCCACCCTGTCCGGCCAGGAACGCCGGATCGAGCACGTAGAGGCCGGTGACCGCCGGGGTGGCGGCGGCGGCGGCCGCCAGGCCCAGGTTGTCGGCCAGGCGCAGGTCGCGGCGATGCCAGAACAGCCAGCGCTCCGGGGCCATCAGGATCCCAGCAGCTGGCGGGCGCGGTACCAGGCGGTCACGGTCTTGCCGTCCAGGGCCTCGTCGCCGCTCGCCAGGAGCGCATCCAGCTGGGCCGGCTCCAGCAGCAGCACCTCCATGTCCTCGTCGTCGTCACCGGGGGGGCGGTCCTGCAGCAGGGTGAGCTCGCGGGCCAGGAACAGGTGGATCACCTCGTCCGAGTAGCCGGGGCAGGGGTGCATGGCCCCCAGGGGATCCCAGCGGCTGGCGCTGTAGCCGGTCTCCTCCTCCAGCTCCCGCCGCATCGAGCCCAGGGGCTCCTCCCCCTCCTCCAGGGTTCCGGCCGGGAACTCCAGCAGCCGGCCGGCCACGGCGAAGCGGTACTGGCGCAGGATCACCACCCGGCCGTCCTCGAGCACGGGCACCGCCAGGGACG
This genomic stretch from Cyanobium gracile PCC 6307 harbors:
- a CDS encoding FAD-binding domain-containing protein, with the translated sequence MAPERWLFWHRRDLRLADNLGLAAAAAATPAVTGLYVLDPAFLAGQGGHPTMAPARAWFLCESLRELAARWREAGSQLLILRGDPLALVPLAARAAGAAVVAWNRDVEPARRESDRQVAAALRAQGTRVLVDWDQLLVAPEAIRTGAGEPYRVYGPYLRNWRGQVEGRAALGAGSAGGLEPVAAPDGLLDLEPTALPAERAPLWQALPRLEDVPSAEELGLPFSGADLCPCRPGEAAALAQLQAFADGGVNGGPLAAYEPGRNLPGEAGTSALSAALSVGTLSPRQAWAAAQGARALARSAEALTSIGVWEQELAWREFYQQALFHFPELADGPYRPQWKVFPWENDPERLRAWEEGCTGFPIVDAAMRQLNASGWMHNRCRMIVASFLVKDLICDWRLGEQVFMQRLVDGDLAANNGGWQWSASSGMDPRPLRIFNPATQASKFDPEATYIRRWLPELAHVATADLISGAIGPLERRGYPEPIVSHKVQQARFKALHAALPRG
- a CDS encoding NUDIX hydrolase, with protein sequence MAPLPPPEPSIHLETTAALQARKVRFELNRVVLPIGIEGTYGVIRHPGASLAVPVLEDGRVVILRQYRFAVAGRLLEFPAGTLEEGEEPLGSMRRELEEETGYSASRWDPLGAMHPCPGYSDEVIHLFLARELTLLQDRPPGDDDEDMEVLLLEPAQLDALLASGDEALDGKTVTAWYRARQLLGS